Genomic DNA from Danio rerio strain Tuebingen ecotype United States chromosome 22, GRCz12tu, whole genome shotgun sequence:
taagcttttaTTGACATATATTCTCCTGAACACATTTTACGTACACATCTAttcttatggctcgtttccactgaaaagtacagtacggtatgggtcacctttatcaggcttgcgtatCCACtcccaaaagggtaccctttttgtGGGCGaagtgtatgacagaaagtttcagatgatgtcatttttaactcaaggaaatgtctacaataaagctgtacgggtcgcttaCATATCATATaagcagcacttctcacaaaacagatgctttaaacACAAATACTTCTGCATAAATATCCATCACTAATCTTTCTATGaatatgatttgattataactgcagatcaatgacagtgtgtaATAGCCTTAtttaacgtctgcaattatataaaataaacaaatatatgaacgcatacagacccttacagtctccgaaatgttaccaattacagaaaaactacacacagcagacatttagtccttatttaggttaaaaaacaacacaaaatatagcttaCAGGCAGTGAAatcctctcatctgtgtctgtaatattCAGCAGCACGTGCAaactctgttagaaagtaattgcTTTATTCCGAGTACATAATGGTTCAAAAGCTGATGATAAACATgccagtttgttcatgttttaagtTGCAGAAGGttaatttgctgctgttttttccggcttcttcttttttttcacgCTCTGATATTAGAGCGAATCAAAAATCACGCACacattacagggctcgaaattgcgaccattttggtcgcatatgtgcccgaaattttatctatgggtcctcaaaatatatttgggagcatttctgcgagtggataaaattgttgtgtgcgaccacttatactgcaaaatgttcaccacatgcgcggattcgggagacattcacgcggaatgcatctctaagctctttgtctgcacttgaaacatgaaacgcagcgctcaggaacggtttaaaacagttgtcatgtcaacttgctgcagtaaataaagccaagtccgtaatgcttgccccgccttcgcgctcttcttattggcccaccactgctctagcactgaaatatcagctgtcaatcactcagtcaatgccttctggcttgggatgacagagagagctactaccatAAAAAATTGAAAAGCGctaaagatgagaatgaagataacactgacagattgtGTTTTAGAAACcgtggcatctaaagttacaaataatgacacatcttactagtgatcatgtgctgaatgttaatccaccatctacacttttccaagagtagaagacttccactGGCTttaagtccgctatgaaaagtctgtgggatggagttttcaggaaactgtttgccacatctagcacgagagcttctgtttaatccttcatataatcgccagatgctgtctgcCGTGCAAGTGGcggctatatgtcaaatttaatacCATGTAAACCATCGCATACGGGCTTACACTGACtaaactaacatcgctactcataaaaattaacatgacgtatgcatataataaggtacagtatatgtcaaaagcatcagtgcaatatcagacagcacccgtgagaacagcacagttataccgttaacagattcattcatgtccagcagtgcgtgcagggccggtgagcgctccgtgtatgctttggtcactcagttatgttagaAAAATCTATTTTCCTGTTATAaggggatttcgttgagacatattttccttacgcttgcatatatatatatttttttttttctgcttgttagtttgattagtgttgatttcaaatgcaataaatatgtttgtataacacttgtagtaacggtgcttataattggcgggtgcgactaaattttggctgtgcgcctacatttttaaagttaggagcaccggtgctaccaagcaaaaaggttaattttaattaatgtgctcaagaagttcgttatatcaaatatagacgcaATTGCGAGCTCTCCTGacaaagtgaaaccgctcgcacttttagacgggctcgtaaacgCAGcacattttgttcttcttggcttagtggctgttcatcaagaggATGACGAGGTTAGTTTGAGCTCGGGGCGATCATGGCTTGGTATTATATGTACATAGTATTACGTTGTGTGCTGATTCGCCTTTATTTAATCACCCTAATTATACAAAGTTAAAATCAGGATCCTCCCTTCGCTATATTTCTTAGCTAGAGTTTAGTTAAAGGATCGTCTTTAAAGAATGTATTTTGCAAAAGAACAAATTAGATTCATACTTCACCACACAGGGTAACTTTGATGGGTTCTGGAAAATGAATTCAATGTCCACTCCAGTGAAGAAAAGTAAtcaaatacacttttattaataaaataaaatccagtgaaaaagtagaataaacaaaagacaaacagaaaacaaaaatccTTACTTTGTCCCCAGTTGGCGGACAAAGGGCAACCAACCTCAATGAACAGAAGTCGGGAACCACAAAGCTGATGAGTACATGTCAGCTTTTATACTCAGTGTCTCAGTGACAGTATTCATAAATCAACCCTAAACACAGATGCACAGACTACTTAAATCATACATTCAAGGAGCATGCTAAAGTAAAAAGACAGATATATAGTCATCAAGAGTACATTATATCATATAAATCAACATTCAGGCATTTTAATATAAGCCTTGATTTATAATATAGATATGCACTTAGATTCAGCTGCGTGAACTCGGTAGAGAGTTCAGCAAAAGTACAAGTTGGGAGTTCATTCAGAGTTCGACTACTAGCAAGAGGGTCATCTGAACTAGCAAGGGGTTCACAGAGAGTTCGTCCAGCTGATTTGTTTGCTCACCGCGCCCTCTGCCGGAGACGCCTCTCCTTTCTCTTACGTTTCACTTCATCATTAAGAGTTGTGCTTTTACGCATAGGAATATCAGAATACATCAGTGATTTTTTGTGTCTCACATGATTAATGTCATTTGACCCATCAATCATTACAgttgtaatgtctcggctgtgtatttagaaatggtgcttcctttgttttcattctgacgTATCtctgacatatctctgtaaaccaatagcgttcagctgcgagTCTAGCCCTGTCTTTTGGTACccttggtaccctttgcaaagggtgaccaaaaagtggtacagtttGGTTCTGTACGCCTTTTGCTAGTGGAAACGTACATAAAAGTGtaccgaaccgtactgtaccactcagtggaaactggCTATTAATCAGAATTGCTCACGCTGTCGAGACCTGcttgagcgccgtctgctgttggCTAACTGTTAAAAGTAGCCTCTTAAAATGTGACTTATTTACTTAATTTCCAGATGTGATGGTGAAGGCGAAGACTAAAGaactgagtgaagatgaggagaaacatcatgtcaaaactGAAGgagaaactcagtcagagattgATCATAGTTTTTTAGTGAATACAACAGCCGTAAAaggtttcacctgcactcagtgtggaaagagttttaggcATAAACGGGATTTCAATcgtcacatgaggatccacactggagagaaacctttccagtgttcacactgcgacaagagattcagtgaACCAGGAAACCTGAAAtcacacatgaggatccacaccggagagaaaacacacacatgtgatcaatgcggcaaaacatttttgaggtCTACAGATCTGAAGACCCATCTTAGAGTTCATACAAACGAGAGGCCTTATCCATgctctgagtgtggaaagagttataCACATCGATATATTTTGAAAGTACATCAGAAggtccacactggtgtgagagacTTTGTGTGCTtagagtgtgggaagagttttaccaGCACTGGAAACTTGAAACAACACCAGATGatgcacactggagagaaaccgtacaagtgttcacactgcgacaagggATTTGGTTGGTTAAAATcactgaaaacacatgagagggtccacactggagagaaaccttaccagtgttcacactgtgacaaaaGATTCAGTCTGTTACAATCCCAGAAACGACACCAGAGGACTCACACTGTAGAGATACTGTACACCAGGGGAGTCCAAATTCGgccctcgagggccggtgtccagcagagttTAGCCCCAGCTTGCCTgaacacacctgcagggatgtttttagaaagccaataagagcttgattagctagctcaggtgtgtctgattggggttgaaactaaacttttcaggacaccggccctcctggaccgagttgtacacatattcagtgtcttaaATACAgacgaggatccacactggagagaaaacagaCAGATGTGATTATCGCGGTGAACATTTTTGAAGGCTTCAACACTGAAGAAACATCATTCATACAAAGGAGAAGCCTTATCCATGTTCTTTAGCTCTATCAGAAACTTGCTCTGCCCCCGACAAGAATTTCCTACTAGATTTTCCTATTTCCTTTCATGAGATAAAACAGTTTCTGTGTACAACCCTTAAGCAGTCCCCGGCATACTTTAAACAAAACTGAGGAGCAAACTGAAAAATCCATCTGAAACTGAGTTAATTTTGAGTTTGTTGTTGAAGTTCGCATCAGATGAGGGACTTCATTTTGGCTCCTAAAACCATTTGAGCTGCCATTGGTCTGTAGTGATTCTGCAGTCTGTTCTGGAGCTCCGGCTTCTTTGACATGCAAGTTCTTCCCCCCAATTAATTTCTGACTCCACGATGTTCAGACAGGAGAACAACACCCAAAACAGCAGCACTAGCCACATGAATACACTGAAGAGTGGAGCAGCAGAGCTGGTGCAGATATATCCGCACCTGTACGATCGCCAGTGGAGAGAGTTTGAAGAGAGTCTCACACTGAATGAGAAGCCCACCTTGTCTTTTCTATCAGTTTGTGCACACCGGCAGCACCAAAATACACAATCCAATCCTGTTAATATGAAATAAAGCTGCTCATAAACCATCTCCATTTTGTTCAGTCGTTATTGCACTAACCACAGGTAAACGAAAATAGGCAACTAGGACAATAGGGAGCTAGAGATGACTTAGCGTTTTGCTTAGATGGGTTTTTGTTTTGGATAAACGCTAAACACTTgagttctgaccacatgtgcttgatTGTATACAAGGCCAACCCTGTACATTCAGGGGCCCTAAGCAGAATAATATTGGGGCCCTATCAAGCTCTGATAGTTGCCATTGCAAATCGGCCCTTAATGATTGTTTTGCTTATGAAATACACCAATAgccacattcacacatacagacctctcaggaaaattaccggcaattctCTGGAAAGTCTGAACGTGTGaacaggctctttttgaaaatattaataaattcgtTCTGTCAATTTTCCagagagaagttgtaacattagtgGTAATTTGCCTGAATGCTGCtgtgtgtgaacgcagaaggaagattgctggaaagagcgaGTTCACGTCTAGAACctctgacgtgagacgtctactttagccaatcaaacactgagacgcattcacatccatgCTGTTcataaaataaaagcctttgcatatctttccagacacattcagctgctagatcttagtcagataacgtttctatgttccttcttaatgccaactgtggaaaaaatCTGTCGataaatgcttatgataaaccactgtttgttaaccttcaagctctgcttcagttgctttgACACGTATGCGGTGAGCGCCAgcatacacacattttataaacaTCTCAACATGCGAAAATGTTCCtccatattttaatttaagttgTTCACCATACTTCTCCATcgacagaatttgtaatgtagtgaagtgtgtaaacatttagctgcggtttGCGGTtctctgggacaaagcagctgcatgaatgctaaagctttaaatcaaaagtgaaaccatcaacaaaaccCAGACCACCTctgtgtttacaaatacaagcgcagccgtttagagttcatttctggttaatgatgtcagtaTATACAGGTATTTTGGAATTGATGCGTGAATCGTCTTTTCTGGTAAAAATTCCAGAACGTCCGTGCCTGTCTGAACACCTTTTTATGAATTTATGGGTAAATTGGTTCCGGAAGATTTCCccatatttactggtatcaccgTGTGAAAGGGTCTAGTGaaacagaaatgtaaagcttaaaGATTTGGTACATTTTCTATTGGTGCACACAAACTGATTGAAACCAGTAGATGAAGTTTATTTCTCTGCAGTTGCCTATTTTCAATAAATGTGCTGGATTATGTCTTTAACATCATCATTAGGCCTACTTAAAGTAAATTCAGTAAGCTGTTTGCTGTTACAAAATCTcagtgtttaaggtctgttttctttaaaagtctTTGACATTCACCACCTGATTGAtgtacgatataaagtgggtctcagaataaACAAGCtctgcatttaattatatttttccacaTCATGTCTTTACAATATGAAgatttactccagtattttcaatggaatttctacACTAGCCTGCTATTTCTGCTGTGCATCTTTTTTTTCAtctcattaaagagcccatattatgggtttttgaaaattcccctccatgtagtgtgtaacacagctctaagtgaagtgaagtatccagctaaggcttaaatctgttagtgtacagtgtttaaaactgttgattcatctataaaagagtcgactcatagtgcttcaaacgagtcgccttgatcacgattcattaggtgtttcgccatgacgtacgaacgaaaccaagttattcacgtgcacgcgcaaacccgggagatttcaaacctgaggccccgccctctgacgcagaaacccagacacacacatacacacacccacaaacacacacacacacaaacatgccggttgattgaagtcacactgcagatggatatattgagtctctacccaaagatgaaacctcagcattataaccaagcagttggaaacttctggaagctacatgctacaaagaatacttcatctgagtttgttaaaggaaggatcagtaaagagtaactgatggacgtcaggatgtgtttcttccatttctcaagtgtaagtacgtgcggttaaagttgttgcctcgtttactctagcttgcaaatgtatttagttgtgatttgttacttgtaaccgcgtgtactgtatcaggttaactggatatattatcttatcgcgtgcaaagtcacgttaaaaacgcgacgcgtgctgtttgtttatggagctccgtgctagagttctgctcccgcgatttattcggaaatgtattcccgcgccgcagaaatctggcgcggggacagccgcgggaataaatttccgaataaatcgcgggagcggtcggtaacgggtttaatttgggacgggagcgggctgtctagcaatatcacggatattgctatgtgaattagaaagagagagtctgcttggtatgagagagcgtatgagagagagcgagagagagagagagagagagagagagcgaacgaacgaacgagctttgtgctgtgtgtatgtgtttatacagacagcttagctgtctggactgtatactgggtgatttttggttgtgttctccgctctagcgggaccgggcgcggcgggcagaaaacggagcgggttctcaggctaaaacctggcgggtgcgggcggaagcgggagcgttgtcatccggaggtgtgtgtgtgtttttgtgtgtgtgtggtatggcgagtacacgactgtctccttcgttcggttatccgtggcactatccactcgccatagtgtggcagctaaaatccacgcatacactatcgagcgtgtatgaactgtgattactttttaaattgctgattagctattggccatttccctctctgactgaaggcagtcgaccaatcgcgacagactgtcatcggtccaatcagcgcagattagcttcgcgctaaggaggggtttgggaacaaatgaatcactggacgattcatacaggagtcgctgggataattaggtaaaaataaatgcagattataagaccatgaaagtgttttttgaccttgcatgcatattagactgttgttggagacacttacaaccaagatatgaccctatttcatgtataatatgggctctttaagtcttTGTAACTGATTATATATTAATTACAACATCTGtgttgtaaaaggaaccatataaaattgaaaaagaCACATAAACGTTCACCATAAGTTTATCTGTTGGggaaagaaacactagctgtgcatataccctgtaGAAATCTACTTCTAGAAATCTGtctgctctgttttggagccaggccTAGCAGAATTTCATTTAGTTGCAGTTCCAGTTACTTCACCAGGTTTCACAAGGGAGAGCGGGATGTTGATGCTTGGTTATTTGACtagtaattcaattcaattcagcttcatttgtatagcgctttaaaaatgtagattgtgtcaaagcagcttcacataaatggtcatagtaactggatcagggtagttcagtttttagtgtttaagttcagttcagtttagctcagttcagtatggtttaaatcattactgagagtccaaacactgaagaacaaattcattgatgcgtagctctaccgatcctgaaccatgcgagccagagGCGACTGTAACAATAGTAACAATCACATTCATTATATCAGACGTtaactttagcccctttcacacagtgatgccGGTAAATATCTGGcaaatttctggaacgactttaccggtatattcaaaaaagcgctgttcacacaggcgaggacgttacggaaattttccggaaaagagcattcacacatccattccaaaataccggtaaattctgacatcattcaccacaaatgagctttaaacggctgcgcttgtatttgtaaacatttgactaaattacaaactctgtggatgatcaatattgtgaacagctttcgcaggatcactttcgcatgtcgagatgttcataatatgtgcgtgtgcaggcgctcacaggctgtttcacaggcacacgcaaagcttgaaggtaaacaaacaacggcttatcataagcatctaatcgatgattatttacacagttggcataaagaagaacatataaacgtgatctgactaacttctagcagctaaatgtgtctggaaaaatattcaaaggtttttattctcacaaaccacgcggacgtgaatgcgtctgactgttgtgattggctaaagcagacgtctcacgtcagcacgttctagacgtgcacgcgcttattacggaaatcttccttctgcattcacacagcgcagcattccggcaaattgccggtaatgttacaacttctctttccggaaaatagccagaacgaatttaccggtattttcaaaaaggacctgttcacacatacaacctttccggaaaattgccggcaattttccggaaaggtctgtatgtgtgaaaggggctattgtctgttaatcatatatattattatgtcACATTTTCAGCAGTTCATTTATCAACAATTactgacaacaacaataaaattgttGATTTCAAGAATTTATATCCTGAGGATGAATAGACGTCTACACAGCTTGCCATAATTAGCGCGTTTTTTTACGATCCTCCAATGCGCTCGCCGTGATGACGTCAGCGCTGACGCGCTCattcagcgtcgagtcttcagagctgaggtgagtcgttgacgctttttctcgtgtttacacaacaataaaacacactttacagtttattaaagcgacaatctgcgactagtttctgcattgagttcacctctatctgtgtgtctgctgaccaaaacaatacagcagaGGGAGAGGAGCTCTGAGAGGACAATATGTGTGAATGTGCTTGTGTTTATCTTTGTATCTGAAGTGTGAACCTTCATCAATTTTTGCATTAGTAAGATCGATAAATGTGATCTGTGAATTGTAACGTAGTGCTGCTGATATATGACGTTTATCACTGAAAACATGATTTGTGGTGCTCATTAATAACCAGTGAATATAGTAAATAGTATTAAAGTAACATACTAAAAGTagttatttgttgtatttataaataaatatctggTGTGTATTTGTTACTTTACATACCCTGCATATGTGGTAGCAAAAAATGTGGGAAATGCTTTCGAGATATTTAAACTGTAGGTCTATAAAGAgctctgaaaaataaaacaaaacttgttTTCACTTCATCATATTGACGTCTTCAGATCTACAAATGAAGTTATTTGTATTAGTTTCAATAGACTTGAGGAAGTTACGTAATTACCTGCTGTATTGTCTACAAGATAAAACTGtcataatgtaatttatttcattaatcagtgtaaataaagcagatttttatgtttctttattcAGTTCAGCTGTAAATACTGGAATATTCCAATCAGTCTACAAGTGAAGACGAGCATCAGACCATCAGGAAGAAGAGAAATCtgcaaagacagagtttattgaagaTGAGTGATctagaaccctgcagaattaaacaggaagagactgaagaactaataggtttgtgtttattcattactcttcAATAATGAGGCTGAACAACAGTGAGGTTGCGAATCTTTTTGCTCTTCATCAGTCTTGGTTCTTTTTTCTATAACCTTttgatttttatattgtttacaatttGTGTTTAAAATGCAATTCATCCTCAGTTTTCCTTAATGTGTTTAATTTTGCCATATATTTTTAGATGTATATTATATAGTGTTGGGTAAGTTGCACAAAGtattagattacaaattactactTGAAAGTTATAATCTGATTACATGACTAATTACTACATGTAAAAAGTAAACAGACACTTTCAAGTTactttgtatgtttgtttttaaagtaaataaattgtagtttttttatgtatttaaaattgacaaaaatatTACAAAGCTTTACACtgttttattaacattgtttttaaaattattttaagtcaTTTAGTAATCCCTGACACAAAGCCCTGTCACAACATATCCCTGAACAGATCCAGCACTTTTGTCACATTGAAGTTTATAAGCGCTCATGCTGTGTGCATCAGACGGTTCACAATATCACAGCTGAAGTTCAGCTAGAATTGTTTTGCAGCATTAATAACCAATTATAGCCCAGTTCCCGTTCATTGatcaggttttatttattttctacatAAGATTTACTTTACATATATCCTCCTGAACACATTTTACGTACTCATCTATTTGTAGTCGGAATTGCTCAAACTGTCGAGCTCTGCTAGAGAACTGTCTGCTGTTAGCaaactgttaaaactagcctctTAAAATGTgacttatttacttaattttcagatgtgatggtgaagatgaagactgaagaactgagtgaagatgaggagaaacatcatgtcaaaactGAAGgagaaactcagtcagagattgATCACAGTTTTTTAGTGAATACAACAGCCGTAAAaggtttcacctgcactcagtgtggaaagagtttcaggcaTAACAGCGATCTCAATcgccacatgaggatccacagtGGAGAGAAggcttacaagtgttcacactgcgacaagagattcaatGAGCCAGGATACCTGAAaatacacatgaggatccacactggagataAACCACACAAGTGTGATCAATGcggcaaaacatttttgaggCCTTCAGATCTGAAGCGACATCTTAGAGTTCATACAAACGAGAGGCCTTATCCATgctctgagtgtggaaagagttttacacaTCAGTATAGTTTAAAAggacatcagaagatccacactggtgtgaaagagtttGTGTGTGATAAGTGTGAGATGACTTTTATTAGAGTTGCAAACCTGACATGACACCAGATGATTCACTCTGGAGAGAAACCgcacaagtgttcacactgcgacaggAGATTTCGTAAGGTACAATCCCTGAAAAGTCACGAGATGatgcacactggagagaagccttaccagtgttcacactgcgacaagggATTTGCTTGGCTACAATCACTGAggacacatgagaggattcacactagagagaaaccgtgcgcatgtactcagtgtgggaagagttttattaGAGCTGGAGTGCTGAAACAACAccagaggactcacactggagagaaaccgtaccagtgttcacactgcgacaagagattcagtctGTTACATTCCCTGAAACGACACAAGAGTACGCACTCTAGAGAGTGTCGTACACGTATTTAGTGTCTTAAATACACTACGCTCCTAAACCCCTTTGAGCTACCATTGGtctgtggtgattctgcagtcaGGGCTTCTTTGACATGTCTCCCTCCCCAATAATTTCTGACTCCACGATGTTCAGACAGGAGAACAACATCCAAAACAGCAGCACTAGCCACATGAATACACTGAAGAGTGGAGCAGCAGAGCTGGTGCAGATATATCCGCACCTGTACGATCGCCAGTGGAGAGAGTTTGAAGACAGTCTCACACTGAATGAGAAGCCCACCTTGTCTTTTCTAACCATTTGTGCACACCGGCAGCACCAAAATACACAATCccatcctgtttatatgaaatataaaatCATCACCATTTTTTTAATGGATTATTCTGCTGACTGCAGATAAACGAAAGTCAGCAAAGAGGTGGGGCATGAGCGGAGCTAGAGATGCCTGTTAGCTTtgtaagaaataaatg
This window encodes:
- the zgc:171435 gene encoding uncharacterized protein LOC100142638 (The RefSeq protein has 6 substitutions compared to this genomic sequence) produces the protein MSDPEPCRIKQEDTEELIDVMVKAKTEELSEDEEKHHVKTEGETQSEIDHSFLVNTTAVKGFTCTQCGKSFRHKRDFNRHMRIHSGEKPFQCSHCDKRFSEPGNLKSHMRIHTREKTHTCDQCGKTFLRSTDLKTHLRVHTNERPYTCSECGKSYTHRYILKVHQKVHTGVRDFVCLECGKSFTSTGNLKQHQIMHTGEKPYKCSHCDKGFGWLKSLKTHERVHTGEKPYQCSHCDKRFSLLQSQKRHQRTHTVEILYTRGVQIRPSRAGVQQSLAPACLNTPAGMFLESQ
- the zgc:171435 gene encoding uncharacterized protein isoform X1; protein product: MSDPEPCRIKQEDIEELIDVMVKAKTKELSEDEEKHHVKTEGETQSEIDHSFLVNTTAVKGFTCTQCGKSFRHKRDFNRHMRIHTGEKPFQCSHCDKRFSEPGNLKSHMRIHTGEKTHTCDQCGKTFLRSTDLKTHLRVHTNERPYPCSECGKSYTHRYILKVHQKVHTGVRDFVCLECGKSFTSTGNLKQHQMMHTGEKPYKCSHCDKGFGWLKSLKTHERVHTGEKPYQCSHCDKRFSLLQSQKRHQRTHTVEILYTRGVQIRPSRAGVQQSLAPACLNTPAGMFLESQ